In Oryctolagus cuniculus chromosome 18, mOryCun1.1, whole genome shotgun sequence, the DNA window CTGAGTTCCACCGCAGGCTAATTGCTGAGGGTGACCTGGAGCTGGCTGTGGGCgtgtggggtgggtgggtaggaTGGAGCCCTAGGGCGTGACCAGGGTGAGAGGTGTGCACGGCGCTGGCTGGGCTGCAGAGAAGGGGTGGAGACGCCGAGCTGAGCTCACGGCCTCTCAGGAACCTCGCCAACCCTCCCTCCTCTCGTCCCCAGGCAGCAGGCCCTTTTTCACCTGCTCTTGGCCTACTCTGTTTATGACCCTGTGAGTATCTGCAAGGTGCAATcagggggctgggggtgagggggctGTGTGATGTCAGCTGGGCCTGCAAGGGGTGGGGCACAGAGACTGCTGCCCTGGGGTGCCCAGTTCCGGGAGCAAGAACTGACACTGGTCAGCCAGGTGGTGCGGCTCCATGGTGACTTTGGGCTCTTGCAGGAGGTGGGCTATAGCCCGGGCCTGAACCAGGTGGCCGCCCTGCTCCTCATCTTCTTAGATGAAGAAGATGCCTTCTGGGCCCTGGCGCAGCTCATGGCCAATGACAGGCATGCAATGCAGGGTAGGTGCTGGCTggaccagcccccagcagccaggctgcgAGCTGCCACCACGGCCGGCTCACCAGCTGCCCCCACATCTGGGTATCCATAACAATCTCCCTTTGGAGAGTCTGAATGTGGTGTTGGGGGCCCCCACACAGCCTGAGTCCCTGGGTCTCCCCATCAGCCGGGGCCCTCAGCCTCTCCATGGCTGCCTCTGCATCCCGCACCACAGGCCTTGGGTGCATCCTGGTCCAGGTGCCTGCTGGTCCTGCTGCTTTGTACCATGGCCCCCACGAGCCCTCACTCAACACAGCTGGAGGATGCCCAGACAGTGGCCTCCCTTACGGGGTCCCCTCGACCTAATCCTTGTACCAAAGATTCAACCAGGCCCCCACCAGCTGCTCACCCATTCTTCTGGTTGCACTTCTGTTCAGTCCAGACTGGACCCCAGGGCCACCCACCTGTAGCCTTCTTCCACCTTCATCCTGTCCCCCCACAGAGGGGGGATTCCACTGCCCACGCCAGAGCCTTCACATGCCCCCACCCAGCCTGTACCCTCTATGCCGCCCCCTGACAGCCCCAGTGCTGCCTGCGGGTTCTGATTCCCCGAGGGGGGTCTGGGCCTCTCAGGGTTCTATAAAGCCGGGCAGCCCAAGCTGGCGCGTCTGCAGCAGCATCACGAGACCATCCTGAAGCTGGCACTCCCCACACTCAAGAGCCACCTGGTGAGTGGGGTGGCCCCTGGCACCTCCAAGGGGGGGCTCTGGAGCAGGGTCTGAGCTGTCCCTGGCACGGGGTGGAGCCAAGGCCTGACCAGGGGCCGTCTTGGTGGGAGGGGTCTGCAGCGGGCTCTGCAGGGAGGACTCATTGTCCTTCTCCTGCTCACACCCAGCATCCCGGGGCACAGTcaccaggggccagcaggtgtCGCCTGTGCCCACACACCCAGCACTGCGCTGGTTGAAGAGCCGCCCCTCCATTGGTGTATCTTCTCTGGGAAGGACTGGGACAGGCCCTgagcccctctctcccttcctgtagGACAGCCAGGGTGTGGCCACCAGGACCTATATTCCCAAGTGGTTCAAAGGCTGCTTCACTGACGGGGTAAGGTGCCCAGGGACACCTGCACCCGGGaagctgtgccacagggccgggtGGCAGGCCAGTGGTCATGCTGCCAGTCCTCCTCACCCCTTCTGCCCAGTCCACTGCGTCCCCGAGGGGCCTGCAGCCCCCTGGCAGGTGCCCGAAATCCCCACTGGGACAAGTCTACCCCTTGAGCAGTGGCAGGACCTCAACTGGGGCAGCCTCAGCGGGGTCTCACCCTGGGCAAGGGTACCtgtgctgccctctgctccctgctcagccTGCACGGCCGCATCCTCacacccctgctgcccccacagaTTCCCTTCGCAGTGACCCTCAGGTTCTGGGACATTTACATTCTGGAGGGCGAGCCCGTGCTGACGGCCATGTCCTACATGGCTCTCAAGATCCACAAGAGTGAGTCCCCTGGGGCCATGGAGGgtggggtgctgggctggggggtgggggatcctGCTCAGCCCCTGGAGCATGGACTGAGGGAGAGCAGGAGTGGCTGCCTGGGCCCCGTGCTTGAACCTGGTGTTAGTGTACCCCAGGAACCCCCTCGCAAGGCCCTGCCCCTTGGCTGGGTGGACAGGGTACCTCACATGTGAGTCTCAGCCGTACCCCAGGTGGGGACTTTGCAGATCCAGCGGCTACGTGGGTgtgtggacagggagtggagTGTCTGTGGGTGCTGTTCCTGCCCTGGGCACCTCCAAGCCAGACACCCCCACTGCCCCCATCCCATGTAGGCCGCCTCCTGCAGCTGTCCCAGGACACCCTCAGTGCGTTCCTCCAGGaccagctgagccaggcctgggccctggacgAGCATGTCGTGGGGAGGCAGCTCCAGGCCTCCCAGTGGAAGCTCCGCAAGCtccgctgcctgctgcctcctccaggtggGCCCCCGTGCATGCTCCCCATCCCCCCTGGGGAGTCAGGAGTAGGTGCGCCAGGTACCCAGGACCTGCCCTGGCCTTTCCTCCTGCATGTCATTTGCTCCAAGCGGCTTTCACACATCCTGGCCAATGGAGGTGGGTGCCTAAACCTGGGTGTCCGAATACCTGGCAGGCGTGTCCCTGTCATTGCCACAGCAGCCCCCGTGGTGTGTATCAGGGCTCTTAGGTGACAGGTGGGTCAGGTGACAGAATGACCTCCTGGGAGTTTGTTGAGACCCAGGTTTCTGGGATGACCGTGTCAGAcatggagcccagagccagccctgccatGGGGTCCATACTGGCATACTCTGGCCCCCTCACAGTTCCTCACACCCAGGTGCCCACACCtttccctgggcagcagcagccaggtgtCCTCAGGACCAGGCCAGGGGGCCATGCAGTACCTTGAGGGCCCCAggtccccagctccagcccagcccgggcATCACTGGCCTCTGCGAGAAGCCGACCGCTTCTCCTTGTCTTTCAGCACTGCCAGAGGAGCTGCCCAATGGTCCCCTTGGCCGGATGCTGGAGGCCGCGGAGCCAGGGCCGCTCCCCACACCAGGGAGGCCCGAGGTACTGGGTTCTGATGCTGAAGTGGATCTCCCTGCTGATCCCACCCTGCCCCAGGATCTCCGGGGCTCAGCACCCTGCTGCCAGGCCGTGGGACGAGTCGAGTGCTTCATCCCTGAGGCCACGTGGGAGCCGGAGACATGGAAGACACAGGAGGCCTCCCCAGAGCCTGGGGTCCCAGGCCTCCTGCAAGGGTCCCTGGAGTGTCTGGGTGCCGCCTCTGTCACTCCCACCGCCcacaaccctgggaagcagcagagcctgTCAGCACCGGCGTCCCTGCCTGACCTGGTGGAGTACACGCTGGCTGCAGACCGCTGGCCCCCACAGCGCCAAATCCTCCAGGCACTCTTAGAGCCTGGCAAACCCACCACGGCCTCCCTGGGAATCCAAGGACAGGCAGAGCCCTGTGGGTCCACGgagcctccctgccctcccccgacGAAGGTGTTAGAAGTTTCCATGCTGGAAGACTGGGAACATGAAGAGGATTCCCCCGACGCCTGGgcctccagcctctccctgggctccTCCGAGTTCTCCCGCCCTGCAGAGCGAGCAGGGGACCAGCAAGGGCTGTCgggctggggctccctccctgACCTGGTGGTCTACATGCTGGCCGCAGACCGCTGGCCTCCGGATAGCAACATCCTGCAGGCACTCTTAGACCCCTGCAAGGCCACTCTGGTTCCCCTCTGGACCaagggcctgggggagccccgAGACACTGTCTCCACTCCAGGGAGCTTTGATGCAGAAGCCTCCTGCTGGGGGCCCTTCTTGAGCGATGAGGAGTGGGGTGACGAGGAGggctccctggagccctgggagccAGACCTGTCCCTCGGGGCATCAGAGCCTCTGTGCTCAGTCCACATCTCAGGGGACGACCTCCGCGTGGCACAAGAAGCTGGCTTTCCTAAGCCTAGGGAGTCCTTGCCAGCTGGAGACCCTGGAACCCTAGAGAACAAAACCAAGTAGAACTGTGAGCCCCGCCCCTTCTGTCCTGGCCCCTGTTACACCAGTCCCACCTGTGTCCCCCAGAACTTGAGACAGGCCTGAGGACCCCTGCCCTGTGGCCCCTGCAGACCATGCACTCAGGCAGTGGTCGGCGGAGCATCCCTAGGGCCAGGCCCATGGTGGGTTCAGGACCCCGAGTGCTGGCAGAGCCTGGTGGCCTCCTCCATGGTGAGGCTGTCACACTGAGGCCATGCAGGGAAATATGGGACCAATATCATCACCCTGCAAGTCAATGGACCCTGCCTACACCGTGTCCTTCTTATTGACAAGGGTCCTTATCAGCTCGGGTCCCTGATCCTTAGCAGCCTCCCCTGGCCTCACCTGTACCTGGGTCCCAAAGTCAGGGTGCCATGTATGCTTTGTGCCCCCTACCCAGTAGCTGAGGTCAGGAGGAGTCCATCCAGTCCATGGTTGCTGTCCACTGAGCTGGGCTTGCATCTGGCACCCATCCCTCCTCTTAGAACATTCTCTTACTCCCTGGTGTCTGGGCATGCACTGAATCACCAATTTGGTGGCCTGTGGAGGCAGCAAGACTGTGTGGCCAACACATTGTGGAGATGGCAAAAGCAGAGGTGCTGGTTGCCCTCAAACTCATAGGAGTGACCCAGGGTTCCCCCTGCACCTTGCTGATGGAAATAGAATAAAGAGTTTGTTTCTGAAGCGTTTGGTCCATTCTTGTGTCCCTCAAGGCCTGTCTGCAGAGGTTCCCAATGGACTTCATGCAAGGCAACAGATACTGCAGGCCCCAATCTCAGCCAGAGGCCTGGTTCCCGGCCATCCATTGATTCCTGAGGGTCCCCATGCCCCATGGCCTTTGACATTGTGCACAGCattgtgtgaggtgtgaggtcaCCTCAGGCCCGCATCCTGGGCTGGCGAGGTCCAGCGTCCCTTCCCCTCCGTGGTCCAACTCCTCCCTGcctttcttccccctcctccatgAATCCAGTCCTCCAGACCTCCTGAAACTGGGACTGGCCAGAGAGGCCTCCAGAGAACACAGACCTAGGACCAGTAGGTCAGTCACCTGAGAAAGTCAAGGAGCATCGGTGTCCCCTCTGGGTGGCCCTGGACATCGACCCTGGGGGCTAAGTGCAGACACCTGCTGCCTAGTCAGGTGGGCACTCTCCT includes these proteins:
- the LOC103348465 gene encoding uncharacterized protein — translated: MSYMALKIHKSRLLQLSQDTLSAFLQDQLSQAWALDEHVVGRQLQASQWKLRKLRCLLPPPALPEELPNGPLGRMLEAAEPGPLPTPGRPEVLGSDAEVDLPADPTLPQDLRGSAPCCQAVGRVECFIPEATWEPETWKTQEASPEPGVPGLLQGSLECLGAASVTPTAHNPGKQQSLSAPASLPDLVEYTLAADRWPPQRQILQALLEPGKPTTASLGIQGQAEPCGSTEPPCPPPTKVLEVSMLEDWEHEEDSPDAWASSLSLGSSEFSRPAERAGDQQGLSGWGSLPDLVVYMLAADRWPPDSNILQALLDPCKATLVPLWTKGLGEPRDTVSTPGSFDAEASCWGPFLSDEEWGDEEGSLEPWEPDLSLGASEPLCSVHISGDDLRVAQEAGFPKPRESLPAGDPGTLENKTK